In the Natronobacterium texcoconense genome, one interval contains:
- a CDS encoding transcriptional regulator, which translates to MREADRTTRQRLADALRAEPATPSELANQLDLTPHAVVGHVEHVSRSVDGTDEQLLVAPPTCRDCGFDDFDDLVNLPSRCPSCKSESVTEPTFTIE; encoded by the coding sequence ATGCGCGAGGCCGATCGAACGACCCGACAGCGACTCGCCGACGCGTTACGCGCCGAGCCAGCGACGCCGAGCGAACTCGCGAACCAGCTAGATCTGACGCCCCACGCGGTCGTCGGCCACGTCGAACACGTCTCCCGATCCGTCGACGGCACGGACGAACAGTTGCTCGTCGCGCCGCCGACCTGTCGCGACTGCGGGTTCGACGACTTCGACGACCTGGTGAACCTCCCGTCGCGATGCCCCTCCTGCAAGAGCGAGTCGGTGACCGAGCCGACGTTTACGATCGAATAG
- a CDS encoding sugar phosphate nucleotidyltransferase: protein MKAVVLAGGYATRMWPITKHRPKMFLPIGDSTVVDRIFAELEADDRVDDVYVSTNERFAADFEAHLAESEFEKPQLSVEETTEEDDKFGVVGALAQLIDREGIDDDLLVIAGDNLISFDVADFLDYFQQQDAPTLAAYDVGSRDKAKSYGLVELEDDRVVDFQEKPDDPKSTLVSIACYAFPEDALSLLPTYLEEGNNPDEPGWFVQWLQNREPTYAYTFEGAWFDIGTPESYLDAVAWHLAGDSLVAESATLENATIGDNVHVMDDVTLEDTHLEHAVVFPDATVQNGDIRRSIIDQGTHLENLDLAGALIGAHTTIRNGPSE, encoded by the coding sequence ATGAAAGCCGTCGTTCTCGCGGGCGGATACGCGACCCGCATGTGGCCGATCACGAAACATCGGCCAAAGATGTTCCTCCCGATCGGCGACTCGACGGTCGTCGATCGCATCTTCGCGGAACTCGAGGCAGACGATCGGGTCGACGACGTCTACGTCAGCACCAACGAGCGGTTCGCGGCCGACTTCGAGGCTCACCTCGCGGAAAGCGAGTTCGAGAAACCACAGCTCTCGGTCGAGGAGACGACTGAGGAAGACGACAAGTTCGGCGTCGTTGGTGCGCTCGCCCAGTTGATCGACCGCGAGGGAATCGACGACGACCTGCTGGTCATCGCCGGCGACAACCTGATCAGTTTCGACGTCGCCGACTTTCTCGATTACTTCCAGCAACAGGACGCCCCGACGCTCGCCGCCTACGACGTCGGCTCCCGGGACAAAGCCAAATCCTACGGCCTGGTCGAACTCGAAGATGACCGCGTCGTCGACTTTCAGGAGAAACCCGACGATCCCAAGAGTACGCTCGTCTCGATCGCCTGCTACGCGTTCCCCGAAGACGCCCTCTCCTTGCTGCCGACCTACCTCGAGGAGGGGAACAACCCCGACGAACCAGGCTGGTTCGTCCAGTGGCTCCAGAACCGCGAGCCGACGTACGCCTACACGTTCGAGGGTGCGTGGTTCGACATCGGAACGCCGGAGAGCTACCTCGACGCCGTCGCCTGGCACCTCGCCGGCGACTCGCTGGTTGCGGAATCAGCGACCCTCGAAAACGCGACGATCGGCGACAACGTCCACGTGATGGACGACGTCACGCTCGAGGACACGCACCTCGAGCACGCGGTGGTGTTCCCGGACGCGACGGTCCAGAACGGCGACATTCGCCGGTCGATCATCGACCAGGGGACCCACCTCGAGAACCTGGATCTCGCGGGCGCGTTGATCGGTGCGCACACGACGATCCGGAACGGCCCGTCGGAGTAA
- a CDS encoding NfeD family protein — MLEVLLGNVPLLLLSVGLVLMALEALSPGAHLIVIGVALVGAGLLGVLFPPLADVLILSMLTLGIGLAAAYVYNEFDFYGGKGTAQTSDSGSLAGVTGYATKEITTRDGEVKLDEGGFAPYYSARTTSGTIEEGEEIIVLDPGGGNVLTVESMGAIGEDEIDRALARAQEQSQEAETEPEGLESDESTNPSDSRSASGTDTDPEVETESET, encoded by the coding sequence ATGCTCGAGGTCCTCTTGGGGAACGTGCCGCTCTTGCTCCTGTCGGTGGGGCTCGTACTGATGGCGCTGGAAGCCCTCTCGCCCGGTGCCCACCTCATCGTCATCGGCGTCGCGCTCGTCGGCGCAGGGCTGCTCGGCGTACTCTTCCCACCCCTGGCCGACGTACTCATCCTATCGATGCTGACGCTGGGGATCGGACTCGCTGCAGCGTACGTCTACAACGAGTTCGACTTCTACGGCGGCAAAGGGACGGCACAGACTTCCGATTCGGGATCGCTTGCCGGTGTGACCGGCTACGCCACCAAGGAGATCACGACTCGCGACGGCGAAGTGAAACTCGACGAAGGCGGCTTTGCACCGTACTACAGCGCGCGGACGACCAGCGGAACGATCGAAGAAGGCGAGGAAATCATCGTCCTCGACCCCGGCGGCGGAAACGTCCTCACGGTCGAATCGATGGGCGCTATCGGGGAGGACGAAATCGACCGGGCGCTGGCCCGGGCACAGGAACAGTCCCAGGAGGCCGAGACGGAGCCAGAAGGACTCGAGTCCGACGAATCCACGAATCCGAGTGACAGTCGCTCCGCGAGCGGAACCGATACCGATCCGGAAGTCGAGACCGAATCGGAAACGTAA
- a CDS encoding SPFH domain-containing protein, translating into MVVELFPMQTGGALLFVGALVLVVVLAALLSAIEIVDAYEKRALTVFGEYRKLLEPGINFVPPFVSNTYRFDMRTQTLDVPRQEAITRDNSPVTADAVVYIKVMDAKKAFLEVDDYKKAVSNLAQTTLRAVLGDMELDDTLNKRQEINAKIRKELDEPTDEWGIRVESVEVREVNPSKDVQRAMEQQTSAERKRRAMILEAQGERRSAVEKAEGDKQSEIIRAQGEKQSQILEAQGDAISTVLRAKSAESMGERAVIDKGMDALENIGQSESTTFVMPQELTSMVGRYGKHLSGSDVKEDGEQLESLDFDEETRELIGLDDIAEIIGEIDQEAEMDVEAMEQEAQAIKEGQDPSNISDPEEVIEEMDQDFQEAEPAAEETQND; encoded by the coding sequence ATGGTCGTAGAACTGTTCCCCATGCAAACCGGCGGTGCACTGCTGTTCGTCGGAGCCCTCGTCCTCGTCGTCGTACTCGCCGCGCTACTCAGCGCGATCGAGATCGTCGACGCGTACGAGAAACGAGCCCTGACCGTCTTCGGAGAGTACCGTAAACTCCTCGAGCCGGGTATCAACTTCGTCCCGCCGTTCGTGTCGAACACCTACCGGTTCGACATGCGAACGCAGACGCTGGACGTCCCCCGGCAGGAAGCGATCACGCGCGACAACTCGCCCGTGACCGCAGACGCGGTCGTCTACATCAAGGTGATGGACGCGAAGAAGGCGTTCCTCGAGGTCGACGACTACAAGAAGGCCGTCTCGAACCTCGCCCAGACCACCCTGCGTGCCGTGCTGGGTGACATGGAACTGGACGACACGCTGAACAAACGCCAGGAGATCAACGCGAAGATCCGCAAGGAACTCGACGAACCCACCGACGAGTGGGGGATCCGCGTCGAGAGCGTCGAGGTCCGTGAGGTCAACCCATCGAAGGACGTCCAGCGCGCGATGGAGCAACAGACCTCCGCCGAGCGGAAGCGTCGTGCCATGATTCTCGAGGCACAGGGTGAACGCCGCAGTGCCGTCGAGAAGGCAGAAGGTGACAAGCAGAGTGAGATCATCCGTGCACAGGGTGAAAAGCAGAGCCAGATCCTCGAAGCACAGGGTGACGCGATTTCGACCGTCCTGCGCGCAAAATCCGCCGAGTCGATGGGTGAACGCGCCGTCATCGACAAAGGCATGGACGCCCTCGAGAATATCGGCCAGAGCGAGTCGACGACGTTCGTCATGCCCCAGGAGCTGACGTCGATGGTCGGTCGCTACGGCAAACACCTCTCGGGCAGCGACGTCAAGGAAGACGGCGAGCAACTCGAGAGCCTCGACTTCGACGAGGAGACCCGCGAACTGATCGGCCTGGACGACATCGCCGAAATCATCGGCGAGATCGACCAGGAAGCCGAGATGGACGTCGAAGCGATGGAACAGGAGGCCCAGGCGATCAAGGAAGGCCAGGATCCGTCGAACATCTCCGACCCCGAAGAAGTCATCGAGGAGATGGATCAGGACTTCCAGGAAGCCGAGCCAGCAGCCGAAGAGACGCAAAACGACTGA
- a CDS encoding winged helix-turn-helix transcriptional regulator yields the protein MTSPDGVDDDKRATLRRFAALGAAAPVAGLSEKASATEETGDSDARDAIAGYLSTTPGAHFSKIRDDLQLGTGETQHHLRRLEESGAIERYSDGDYKRFVPAGRFDEFEKRALGYLRRETARGMLIELLATPEATAGDLADGLDVSPPTVSKYAGELEDAGLLSREDGYAVERPETVLLLVVRYADSFGEGATRLAGNAAQLLEYEG from the coding sequence ATGACATCGCCTGACGGGGTCGACGACGACAAACGTGCGACCCTGCGCCGCTTCGCCGCCCTCGGTGCCGCTGCTCCAGTCGCCGGCCTCTCCGAGAAAGCGTCCGCGACGGAGGAGACGGGAGACAGCGACGCGCGGGACGCGATCGCTGGCTACCTCTCGACGACGCCCGGCGCACACTTCTCGAAGATCCGCGACGATCTCCAGCTCGGGACCGGCGAGACCCAACACCACCTGCGACGTCTCGAGGAAAGCGGTGCGATCGAACGCTACAGCGACGGCGATTACAAGCGATTCGTCCCGGCCGGCCGATTCGACGAGTTCGAGAAACGGGCGCTGGGCTATCTGCGCCGGGAGACCGCACGCGGGATGTTGATCGAACTCCTGGCCACACCAGAGGCGACCGCCGGCGACCTCGCGGACGGACTGGACGTCTCGCCGCCGACGGTCAGCAAGTATGCAGGCGAACTCGAGGACGCAGGGCTGCTCTCCCGGGAGGATGGCTACGCGGTCGAACGGCCCGAGACCGTCCTGTTACTTGTCGTCCGGTACGCCGATTCCTTCGGCGAAGGTGCGACTCGTCTCGCGGGCAACGCCGCCCAGTTGCTCGAGTACGAAGGGTAG
- a CDS encoding HAD family hydrolase: MMIVLFDMDGIVLEGPRTDPSVYANAADAALAELGADPTETQRTELRHGGPETVVDRCEELEIDPDRFWELKETYASRGTHDRIRSGERGLYDDVDVIGDLSRRTTTGLVSNNRHETVEFVADHLGFEFDVARGRDPTLEGYRRRKPDTYYLDETLSKLDASEGLYVGDKPKDVVAGTAAGLETAFVRRPHNRDLDRPADATYELESLTELLEIVA, from the coding sequence CTGATGATCGTACTCTTCGATATGGACGGGATCGTCCTCGAGGGGCCACGGACCGATCCGAGCGTCTACGCTAACGCGGCCGACGCCGCACTCGCCGAACTCGGGGCCGATCCGACCGAAACGCAACGAACGGAGCTGCGACACGGCGGCCCCGAGACGGTCGTCGACCGCTGTGAGGAACTCGAGATCGATCCCGACCGGTTCTGGGAGTTGAAAGAGACCTACGCTTCGCGGGGAACCCACGACCGAATTCGATCGGGTGAGCGCGGCCTGTACGACGACGTCGATGTGATCGGCGACCTCTCGAGGCGGACGACGACCGGCCTGGTGAGCAACAACCGCCACGAGACCGTCGAGTTCGTCGCCGACCACCTCGGATTCGAGTTCGACGTCGCCCGTGGCCGCGACCCGACGCTCGAGGGCTATCGTCGCCGGAAACCCGACACCTACTATCTCGACGAGACGCTCTCGAAACTGGACGCGAGCGAGGGGCTCTACGTCGGCGACAAGCCGAAAGACGTCGTCGCGGGCACGGCCGCAGGACTCGAGACTGCGTTCGTTCGACGACCACACAACCGGGACCTCGACCGTCCCGCCGACGCGACGTACGAACTCGAGTCACTCACTGAGTTACTCGAAATTGTCGCGTAA
- a CDS encoding PQQ-binding-like beta-propeller repeat protein, with protein sequence MPSTDDAWTWTRRRVLTACGAAVAVGGLAGYGLGAGVFADSPEPTSLDVSPADWPAPHRDAAHTRAVPVEASPGFDVTERWTASFHEPIALVAANGVVIVVRKDGSVTSLAAYDLLTGEERWQYRTMATAPQRSISPAIGGDTLFHPFDDVDDGDGVVTRALATADASHRWAAEPNHAHSLVSHNAGVLIVPDGDELVALDAHTGEERWRSRLSDHPRSIASDGDTIVTHAGTDGRLLGLDAATGDQRWEADVSDHFIEHEDFSDSILGQFVVGDDRVFVHTWSGLLLALDLDSGSVDWTAESTEPFTPELIASDGETYAPARLRPVAFTGDELLAVDDYSPDDTASICTIDPASGDELWAYDTSVDGSLELAVGSEPAADTDPAVGGDVVYVPTPDELRLLDLETGEEESVVDLESEIEAVALAGGYCLVATSAGIVALERST encoded by the coding sequence ATGCCCTCCACTGACGACGCGTGGACGTGGACGCGCCGTCGCGTACTGACCGCTTGTGGTGCTGCAGTCGCCGTCGGCGGCCTCGCGGGATACGGCCTCGGAGCCGGTGTCTTCGCCGACTCGCCCGAACCGACGTCGCTCGACGTTTCGCCGGCCGACTGGCCCGCTCCGCACCGCGATGCTGCACACACACGCGCCGTGCCCGTCGAGGCATCTCCTGGCTTCGACGTAACCGAACGATGGACGGCGTCGTTCCACGAACCCATCGCGCTCGTCGCAGCTAACGGCGTCGTCATTGTCGTTCGCAAAGATGGCTCCGTTACCTCCCTCGCTGCCTACGACCTGCTAACCGGCGAGGAACGCTGGCAGTATCGTACGATGGCTACGGCTCCGCAACGAAGCATCTCACCCGCTATCGGCGGAGACACCCTGTTTCACCCGTTCGACGACGTCGACGACGGCGACGGAGTCGTGACCCGGGCGCTGGCTACCGCGGACGCGAGTCACCGATGGGCGGCCGAACCGAACCACGCTCACAGTCTGGTTTCACACAACGCCGGCGTACTGATCGTCCCCGACGGCGACGAACTGGTCGCTCTCGACGCCCACACCGGCGAGGAACGCTGGCGATCGAGACTGTCCGACCACCCGCGGTCGATAGCCTCCGACGGCGATACCATCGTGACACACGCCGGAACCGACGGTCGACTTCTCGGACTGGACGCCGCGACCGGCGACCAGCGGTGGGAAGCCGACGTCTCCGACCACTTCATTGAACACGAGGATTTCAGTGATAGCATTCTGGGCCAGTTCGTCGTCGGCGACGATCGCGTTTTCGTACACACGTGGAGTGGGCTGCTTCTCGCTCTCGATCTCGATTCCGGGAGCGTCGACTGGACGGCAGAATCGACCGAACCGTTTACTCCGGAGCTGATAGCGTCGGACGGGGAAACGTACGCACCAGCGCGACTTCGTCCGGTCGCGTTCACCGGCGACGAATTGCTGGCGGTCGACGACTACTCTCCGGACGATACCGCGTCGATTTGCACCATCGATCCGGCGTCGGGAGACGAGTTGTGGGCGTACGATACCAGCGTCGACGGATCGCTCGAACTGGCCGTCGGTAGCGAACCAGCCGCCGATACTGATCCAGCCGTCGGTGGCGATGTGGTGTACGTGCCCACGCCCGACGAATTGCGGTTGCTGGATCTCGAGACAGGTGAGGAGGAAAGTGTCGTTGACCTCGAATCGGAGATAGAGGCCGTTGCGCTTGCAGGTGGGTATTGTCTCGTGGCTACGTCCGCCGGTATCGTCGCGCTGGAACGGTCCACGTAA
- a CDS encoding SprT-like domain-containing protein → MSSDAPTLVDEIVARARIHAREVANGDGDYHLPVDLESLEWDVSSRARRRAGACRWNADREVATIVLARRAYERYDWPAFAAVVRHELVHAWEFQQFGESGHGKRFHERAAELDAPRHCQAFADPRYLLRCLESNCDWRARRHRASKPVKSPDRYRCGACGGSYEAEHVDSGRTWTTASGYGGAKAALGDEW, encoded by the coding sequence GTGAGCAGCGACGCGCCGACGCTTGTCGACGAAATCGTCGCCCGTGCCCGAATCCACGCTCGAGAAGTCGCGAACGGCGACGGCGACTACCACCTTCCGGTCGACCTCGAGAGCCTCGAGTGGGACGTCTCCTCGCGAGCGCGACGTCGCGCCGGCGCGTGCCGGTGGAACGCGGATCGCGAGGTGGCGACGATCGTTCTCGCTCGACGAGCCTACGAACGCTACGACTGGCCGGCGTTTGCCGCGGTCGTCCGTCACGAACTCGTCCACGCCTGGGAGTTCCAGCAGTTCGGCGAGTCCGGCCACGGGAAGCGGTTCCACGAGCGGGCGGCCGAACTCGACGCGCCGCGACACTGCCAGGCGTTTGCCGACCCACGCTATCTCCTCCGGTGTCTCGAGTCGAACTGCGACTGGCGAGCGAGGCGTCATCGCGCCTCGAAACCGGTGAAATCTCCCGACCGGTACCGGTGTGGTGCCTGTGGCGGTTCCTACGAGGCCGAACACGTCGACAGCGGCCGCACGTGGACGACCGCGAGCGGCTACGGCGGGGCGAAAGCGGCACTCGGCGACGAATGGTAG
- a CDS encoding phosphorylase family protein codes for MSDLSVPEPRPLERGETVRPSVLVMPAVAEPPLAERRPWLESHEVVDAITVPGCYTPIYLTSDEIAITTTGIGKSDAATTVAALLSNSAVDLSAAYVLSTGIAGAPPAETALGSVVVADAVVDWDRKHRWDRSDSSEASSATDEPPIDRLAYRPREYVHRLESDLVDSALAVAESAPLYEDDDVLAYQNQYPDAPDSGPAVRTGTTVCGDEFWHGPRYAREVEWLCEQYGVAPYVTTQMEDAATATALERFGALERYLSIRAVANYDRPAPGESVEESFDGTDASLELAIENAATVGSAVVGALRAEDPLGLFG; via the coding sequence ATGAGCGACCTTTCCGTCCCGGAGCCGCGACCGCTCGAGCGCGGCGAAACCGTCCGGCCGTCCGTGCTGGTGATGCCGGCCGTGGCCGAACCGCCGCTCGCAGAGCGAAGGCCGTGGCTCGAGTCTCACGAGGTCGTCGACGCGATCACCGTCCCGGGCTGTTACACCCCGATCTACCTGACGAGCGACGAGATCGCGATCACGACGACCGGAATCGGCAAGAGCGACGCGGCGACGACGGTGGCGGCGTTGCTTTCGAATTCGGCCGTCGACCTCTCCGCGGCGTACGTCCTCTCGACTGGGATCGCCGGCGCGCCGCCAGCAGAAACCGCACTCGGTTCGGTCGTAGTCGCCGACGCCGTCGTCGACTGGGATCGGAAACATCGGTGGGACCGCTCGGACTCGAGCGAGGCGTCGTCCGCGACCGACGAACCCCCTATCGACCGACTGGCCTATCGTCCACGGGAGTACGTCCACCGCCTCGAGTCGGATCTCGTCGATTCGGCACTCGCCGTGGCGGAGTCGGCCCCGCTTTACGAGGACGACGACGTGCTCGCCTACCAGAACCAGTATCCGGACGCCCCCGATTCGGGACCGGCCGTCAGGACGGGGACGACGGTCTGTGGCGACGAGTTCTGGCACGGGCCACGTTACGCACGCGAGGTGGAGTGGCTCTGCGAGCAGTACGGCGTCGCCCCCTACGTCACGACCCAGATGGAAGACGCGGCCACGGCGACGGCACTCGAGCGATTCGGTGCCCTCGAGCGATACCTGTCGATTCGTGCCGTCGCGAACTACGACCGGCCGGCGCCTGGCGAGTCGGTGGAGGAAAGTTTCGACGGGACCGACGCGAGCCTCGAGTTAGCGATCGAGAACGCAGCGACCGTGGGATCGGCGGTAGTTGGGGCGCTGCGTGCGGAAGATCCGCTCGGACTGTTCGGGTAG
- a CDS encoding DUF7124 domain-containing protein: MNGDTDMTLAFELEALQELASPESVFEDARGWTEYIGVVSEKPTYVVTNFTRKNRVRQDFFSGPRGKRESLEGVKDQFETERYVYIGVDEEDEQLAEEVDWEYLPLEDAAEAADWVVATHTEQDEDDAEQVRDDWP; this comes from the coding sequence ATGAACGGCGACACGGACATGACCCTGGCGTTCGAACTCGAGGCACTGCAGGAACTCGCCTCGCCCGAGAGCGTCTTCGAGGACGCCAGAGGATGGACCGAGTACATCGGCGTCGTTTCCGAGAAACCGACCTACGTCGTGACGAACTTCACGCGCAAAAACCGCGTCCGACAGGACTTTTTCTCCGGTCCCCGTGGCAAACGCGAGAGTCTCGAGGGCGTCAAAGACCAGTTCGAGACCGAACGGTACGTCTACATTGGGGTCGACGAGGAGGACGAACAACTCGCCGAGGAGGTCGACTGGGAGTATCTCCCCCTCGAGGACGCGGCCGAGGCCGCCGACTGGGTCGTCGCGACACACACGGAGCAAGACGAGGACGACGCCGAACAGGTCAGAGACGACTGGCCATAG
- the artA gene encoding archaeosortase A — protein sequence MPSALAAPVVDSSEIVALESTGVAAFAPAMVGSVGLADALAWISIGSFFAALLFQWRGESDVARRLGAAAWVLFGVFWLTMVPYYYGEVQSPLQTVLALAALPLCAYTGYLLFAGRQSLLLLTKAVAFMGLIYLPAETIPFVRAWLIETTAAQTHYGMELLGHSPGLSEGANGYESRFDFDPDETVTGRTTYIIMACTGLGSMAIFGGLIASVSAPIKRKLTAFALAIGVIWFLNLSRNVFIGLASPWGWFQQDWLVSFMTTYMGAEANRVSYLVAHNYISQSLSVVALIGITYLIVKILPEILAPLEEVLYILSGTDYDLFEALGKEEYRPEQPSSGVSAD from the coding sequence ATGCCGTCCGCTCTCGCCGCACCTGTCGTCGACTCGAGCGAAATCGTCGCCCTCGAGTCGACCGGCGTGGCCGCGTTCGCTCCCGCGATGGTCGGCAGCGTCGGGCTGGCGGACGCACTCGCCTGGATCTCGATCGGTTCGTTCTTCGCCGCCTTGCTCTTCCAGTGGCGCGGTGAGTCCGACGTAGCCCGTCGGCTCGGAGCCGCTGCCTGGGTGCTTTTCGGCGTCTTCTGGCTTACGATGGTGCCGTACTACTACGGCGAAGTACAGAGCCCGCTGCAGACGGTGCTGGCACTGGCTGCGCTCCCGCTGTGTGCCTACACGGGGTATCTCCTCTTTGCGGGCCGGCAGTCGTTGCTCTTGCTCACCAAGGCAGTCGCGTTCATGGGTCTGATCTACTTGCCGGCCGAGACGATCCCGTTCGTTCGTGCGTGGTTGATCGAGACGACCGCGGCCCAGACTCACTACGGAATGGAACTGCTCGGTCACAGTCCAGGCCTCAGTGAGGGTGCCAACGGCTACGAGAGTCGCTTCGACTTCGACCCCGACGAGACGGTCACCGGGCGGACGACCTACATCATCATGGCCTGTACGGGCCTGGGGAGTATGGCCATCTTCGGCGGCCTGATCGCGTCCGTCTCGGCCCCGATCAAACGCAAACTGACGGCCTTCGCGCTCGCGATCGGCGTCATCTGGTTCCTCAACCTCTCGCGCAACGTCTTCATCGGATTGGCCTCGCCGTGGGGCTGGTTCCAGCAGGACTGGCTCGTCTCGTTCATGACGACCTACATGGGAGCCGAGGCAAACCGCGTCTCCTATCTCGTCGCACACAACTACATCTCCCAGTCGCTGTCCGTCGTCGCGCTGATCGGGATCACCTACCTCATCGTCAAGATCCTCCCCGAGATACTCGCGCCACTCGAGGAGGTGCTCTACATCCTCTCGGGTACCGACTACGACCTCTTCGAGGCGCTCGGCAAAGAGGAGTATCGACCCGAGCAACCCAGTTCGGGCGTCTCCGCCGATTGA
- a CDS encoding metallophosphoesterase → MTTTDVYVPFSALERAAFFPDADALVIADLHLGRAVASSVDAPIDDGEDVRQRLADLLERTDAATVVVAGDLLHSFDRVPRGVERDLEALEATVDDRDADLVVTPGNHDTMLEDVFDGETADEYRLSDGETVVCHGHEPPEIDAERYVVGHDHPALSVDGRKLPCVLYGPGVYDGADVLVLPAFTRLAGGATVNGMSARDFQTPLAGDADAFYPAVRDEESEETLWFPPLGECRRLL, encoded by the coding sequence GTGACGACCACAGACGTCTACGTTCCGTTCTCCGCCCTCGAGCGGGCCGCCTTCTTCCCCGACGCCGACGCGCTCGTGATCGCCGACCTCCATCTCGGCCGAGCCGTCGCCTCGAGCGTCGACGCACCGATCGACGACGGCGAGGACGTACGCCAGCGACTCGCTGACCTGCTCGAGCGCACCGATGCCGCGACTGTCGTCGTCGCCGGCGACCTGTTACACTCGTTCGATCGCGTGCCACGCGGCGTCGAACGAGACCTCGAGGCACTCGAGGCGACAGTCGACGACCGAGACGCCGACCTCGTCGTGACGCCGGGGAACCACGACACGATGCTCGAGGACGTTTTCGACGGCGAGACGGCCGACGAGTACCGTCTGTCCGACGGCGAGACGGTCGTCTGTCACGGTCACGAACCGCCAGAAATCGACGCCGAGAGGTACGTCGTCGGCCACGACCATCCGGCCCTGTCGGTCGACGGCCGGAAACTCCCCTGTGTTCTCTACGGCCCCGGCGTCTACGATGGCGCGGACGTGCTCGTGCTCCCGGCGTTTACCCGACTCGCTGGCGGCGCGACGGTCAACGGGATGTCCGCTCGAGACTTCCAGACGCCGCTCGCGGGAGACGCCGACGCCTTCTATCCGGCAGTCCGGGACGAAGAGAGCGAGGAGACGCTGTGGTTTCCGCCGCTCGGAGAGTGTCGGCGGTTGCTGTGA